TTGAGCAGGCCCACTGATGTTGTTTTCGGACCTGATAATTCAATGTATGTATCAGATTTGGCAATCTCTGATTTAGATATGCAAAATGTATATTTGCCTAACACAGGAGTAATATGGAGGATAAGAAAGATAAAGTTGTAGATGTAATTTATAAACGAAAGGTAATGAAGAAAGAAGTGTTTGAATGATTATTGAAAAGAGAACCTTTAAGAAAAGCTGAGTTCTTTTTCTAAAATATTTTCAAATAATGCATTTTCCACTCATATCATTGATAGTCAGTAAGTTTGGTGATATTCTACTTATAAGAATCTTTTGATTTATTACAAAGCGAAAAGGAATAATAAAAATGAAAAACTGGTTTACACTCGATCAAATTGATGAGGACACTCACATTATCAGCGAATACCGCCATTGGGAGGAAACGCACTGCTACCTGCTTGAAGGTGAAGAACGATGTTTGCTCATTGACACCGGGCTTGGTATCTGTAACATTTCCGAAGAGGTGAAAAAATTAACAGACAAACCCGTAACTGCCGTGGCGACACATATCCATTGGGATCATATCGGCGGACACGAATACTACCCGGATTTCTACGCGCATGAGGCGGAACTAAGCTGGCTGAACGGCAAATTCCCTCTGACAATGGATACTATCCGGAATATGGTCATAGATCGCTGCGATTTGCCTGAGGGCTATGACGTCAACGCCTACAAGTTCTTTCAGGGAATGCCTGCACGGGTACTACAAGACGGTGATATCATCGATCTGGGTGGACGTAAGATTACTGTGCTACATACACCAGGGCACTCTCCAGGGCATCTATGTTTTTGGGAAGCGCAAAGAGGATACTTATTTACTGGTGATCTTGTCTACAAAGACACGCTGTTTGCGTACTACCCATCTACCGACCCGCAGGCATATCTTGCGTCTCTTGAAAAGATAGCGGTATTGCCCGTGAAAAAAGTATTTCCGGCTCATCACAGTCTGAACATTCAACCGGAGATTCTGGGACGTATGCGGGACGCTTTCCGCCAGTTGAAAGCCGATGGCAACCTTCATCATGGCAGCGGCACCTTTGATTACGGGGATTGGGCTGTTTGGCTCTGATATCCATTGAATTTCTGTTGATGGTTGATCTGGTATATTAACGACAGCGGCAGACTAATCTGCAACATTCAGCAGGGTGTCTCACGTCCTCATACTGTCATTATGACCTACAGTAAGATGATACTGCCTTTGGTATCCCATTTTTAGATGAAAGCTTGTGGTTTTATGTCAATTAAATTGTGTTTGCGATTATATATTTAAAATGAAACTGTTAAAGTATGCATTTATCAAAGGAGGAATTTAAATTGATGAAAATGAAAAAAAGATTAACCAGCTTTGGCCAATATACACCATTTGCTGGTTTTTCGTTAGATTTTGATTGGTCGGAAAATAGTATTGGTGCAACAATTTCTTCTAGTGGAAAAGATGTACATGTTTATAATGACGGAACACTTGATAATTATTTTTCAATAGATGGATTGTTAAAACTTAATAGCAAGCCGATTCGTATGTCTGGGGATGCAGCTATAATATGGTGATTATCATGGGATTAATTGATTACATTTGGTCAGTTATGAATTATTCTTTAGTAATAATTGTTATTGTTTTAATTATAAAATATATAAAAAACCATAAGAGGTAAAGATTAATTTTACATTTGTTAATTTTAAAAATAATCAAGGGGCAAGGCGAAGACGAGATGCCGTAGGGCAATCCTTGATTCTCGCATCCCCTGCAGTATCCTTGCAATACAAAGGATTAGTGAATCTTTTTCGGCATCTTTTCGATTTTTCTTTCAACCAAGAAAATGCAGTTTTTTTGGCTGTGGCAGACGGCATGGCATATGCTTTAAATGGTAAATTGAAAGCTGCTTCTAATGACAATTTTGATAAATGGTTCGGATACCATATTTCAACATGCGAAGAGCCAAGTATTTTGGGAGCAAGTCTGCATGGATTGTATATTGGTAAGTTTGTTTAATTTTATTATATTAATCATCAACTACTAACTATCAATATTGGGTTAGTAGTTTTTTATTATGGGTCGTGACCCTGTTGAGCACGCATAGCGTGCGAAATATAAACCACCCGCTATGCGGGTGCGCGTCGCGTGTTATACAAAAAAATCACCTTTCCGTTATAATAGAGTTGTTCAAGCTACTATATAACGAAAGGAAAGGTGATTTTAATGGCAAACAAGAGTAACAGTCTTGCACATACAAAATGGATGTGCAAGTATCACATCGTGTTCACACCTAAGTATAGACGAAAAATAATATATTATCAATACAAAGAAAGCCTCCGTGACATATTAAAGCAGTTATGTAACTATAAAGGTGTAGAAATTATAGAAGGACATATCATGCCAGATCATGTACACATGCTGTTAAGTACCCCACCTAAAATGAGTGTATCCAGTTTTATGGGATATTTAAAAGGAAAGAGTGCTCTTATGATGTTTGATAAGCATGCAAATTTAAAGTATAAATTTGGGAATCGAAAGTTTTGGTCGGAAGGATATTATGTGAGCACGGTAGGACTGAATGAAGCCACCATCAAAAAGTATATAGAAGAACAGGAGAAACACGATATCATGGTGGATAAATTAAGCGTAAAGGAATACGAGGACCCTTTTAAGGGTTAGAAGGTATTACGAACGCCTCTTTAGAGGCAGCAAAGGTGGCAAAGGCATAGTGGCTTGAACGAAGTGAAAGCCAGCGTCTTGAGGCGCTGGCCGGTAACAAAGGCTTACAGCCTTAGTGCAAACCACCCGTTTTTACGGGTGGTCATGATTGCTGTAAATCAGAATTACAAACTTAAAGACCCAAAAGCTAATGCTCATAGCACAACGATGTCAGCTTATCCATATACGAGCTTATGCCAGTATCAGAAAGTGGGAGTGCGAATAGACAAACATTAGGATTGACGATAGCCAGAAACAGTTAGACCTGCTTGAATATATAGATAATAAAAAGAGCCATGGAAATGATGCCATGGCTCAATAATAGTTACTTATTATATACGTCTTCTATTACGTATTCAAAAGGAATTGAAATGTCACAAGGAGCAACTGAATAATGGTGGGAATCAATAATTGGAATACCTTTCTTAGTTAAAAGCTCTTTATTGTTATTCCAATTGGATTTCCACCATGTCCAGAAAAAGTATTTACCCTCTGAACGGGAAGGCGATGGTTCGTCGTCACACCAAAGAGTAATCCATTCACCTTCAGGATGATCATTGGTTTTTAATTTTATGGACATGTTTACATCGACCCATAAAAGAAAACCTTCCGGTACATACGGAGCATCTCCAAGTAGATTGGTATTTGATGGAGCTTTTAAAACTTTTGGTTCATCTGTGGTTTTAACTGGTGCTGTTTTAAGAACAGATAATTGTTCAGGATGCATTGCGAGGAACGGTGAATCATTGATATCAGTAGTTTCAAATTCATTCGGTTTACTCATAACATTGCTCCTTTCTGGCTGTAAAAAAGTTCCAATTTTATTATATACATTTAGAAAAGATTTTGCAATGTTTTAATGTTCTAGCTATTTAGTATTTACAGAAGAGAGAAATCTAACTATGGTACACGACAAAAGCTGATTGAAAAGGCCAAATGCTCCCACTGTAAGATCTGCCAGGAATGCATAACAGGTGCTGGAAAGATGATGCAAAGAATAACAAGGGAGATTTAACCCTCCCTTGCGTCGCTGGATGATGCCTAATTGGATGTAATTCTAGGTTTAGGGCCTTCACCTGGAGGAGTATAAAATGGATCAATATAATCGCTATATGGTGCGGTTTTCGAACGATGATCTGTATGGGTGACATTTTTATTACTCACATTATTGACTGTAGCACTGCCCTGTTTGTTGGAAGATATATCTTTGTTATTCAATATTGATGCTCCTTTCGCTTTTTAGTAGTGTCTGCAGAACAAAAAAATAATATACAAAATGTTAAGGATTTAGCTCAATGGAGCAGGAAAGAACATATTATGAAAAATTAGCATTTAGTTGAAGGAGGTCATATTATAGATATCAGAGTAGAAAAAGTATTCAATAGCAATCCTATTGAATATCGAGAACCCCTGATGCAAATAAGGGAAATGATTTATAATGTAGCAAGCAGAATTCCTGAAGTCGGTGAGTTTGAGGAAAGTCTGAAATGGGGACAACCAACTTATTCAACTGTACAAACAAAAGCGGGTTCTCCGATACGTCTAGACAGATTTGGCGAGGATAAGTTGCTATATTCTTTCATTGTCAAACTAGTTGGTTAATAATTTTAGAATAATGTTTCATAGCAATTTAGAGTTTTCCAAAAATCGGGCTATCGTAATGGATCCAAACAAAGAATTACCAACTAATGAGTTTGCTTTATGTATTGAGATGGCATTGACTTATCATTTGAAAAAGCACTGATAATGTTTTTTACAATTATGATATTATTCATGTTAACGTATTGGCATTGTATGACGGTGTCTAGCAATGCCAATTTGTCAGAAGCCATACCCACGGATTACGGAGCTGCCGTTTGCCAATCAAGGGTAGAACAATATATCTCCCCTTTACGAACAGGAACCATAACAAGAGGAGGTTTGTGGCTCTTTGGTCTAAAGATGAGCAAAAAATTTGGGCAAAAGAGATGATTTCTCGCCCTTTTTTGAGTGCTTTTATAGATGAAAAGGTGAACTTGGTGGGCTGAAAACCAAAAATCGTTTGACTTACAAAAAATACTTGATATAATATTTTCTATAAAAAAGCCATTCTATATATCAAAAAATTATATGAAATCATTTCAAAAATCATCAAGCAATCTAGAATAAAATCCCATTCCATTATACCAAGTATAAAACTTTGTATAGGAGGTATTTATGAGACGATATATTTTAACAGGCACACCAGGTAGTGGAAAAACTTCAATTATTAGATTATTAGAAACAATGGGTTATTTGGTTGTGGAAGAAGCTGCAACTGATATAATTGCTTTAGAGCAAGTGCAAGGCAAAGCTGAACCATGGAAGGATGCGTCCTTTATTAATAAAATGGTAAAATTGCAAAAACAAAGGCAAGTACAGCTTTCAACTCTTCCATCTGAAGTTCAAATGTATGACCGCTCAGTTTTTTGTACATATGCTCTAAGTAAATATCTTGGATATCAACCATCTAAAGATATTATGGAAGAAATAAGAAGAATTGAGAATGAATGTATCTATCAGAAGACGGTTTTCTTTATTGAAAACTTGGGGTTTTGTCAGCCCTCAGAGGCAAGAAAAATCAACTTTGAGGAAGCCTTACGTTTTGAGCATATTCATGAAAAAACGTATAAATCTTTTGGATATACGTGTATAAAAATTCCATCAGGAAGTGTAATTGAGCGTGCATATAAAATTATAAGTATGTTGTAAGATTCTAAATTTCCCATCACTTAAAGTTGGTCAAGCAAATTGAAATTTAATGGAGCAATAGGAAAGGAGGCCAGAGCCACTGGCATGGAACTATTCAATATATTGGAAGATTGCAAGTTTACCGAAACTGGTCATGATTTATTATCCCTGGCAAGGCTTAAATCATAGTCTTGCCAGGATAGTAAAGTAATTTAAAACGTTTTATCTTAATGGCCTAATTAAAACGTAATAAATGTATATCATAAACTGCTTTTGTCCAACCACGACATCCAGAACATCTTGGACTTCTAGCAGTAACATATAATATGACTTTTGTCGGATATTCAATTTCAGGTACATTAGGAAAAGGCTGTATATAATTTGAAAAAATTAAAAAAACCTCATTTTCTGATCCATTTTTATTAATTGTACTTTGCATATTATGATTATCTAAAAAAAAGCCTTGGGGACATTGAAATATATCTTCTCTTGATCGACAACTTTTCCTTTCATTTCGGATTGTTGTTGGGTCTGTAGTACATTCGGCAGACAGTCGTATTGTCTCACCATAGGTTAATAGGAGATTATCTAAGCTACTTGAAGTCTCAGTGCTATCAGTATCGTAATTTTGATTGGTATCATCCATAAGACAATTATAATCCTTTAATTTAAAATAATTATAATACTATTGTATTAATAAATAATATTTATGTTACATTTTTATCAAGTAATTAAACATATCCAAGAGGTAAATACTATGGATCAGCAAATAGAAAAAAGTAGTATTTAAGGTAATTCTTTTTTTTATTATATTCTTTAAATGATCGGGAATATCGTATGTTTTTAAATGCGCAAAGCTAATAAATGTTTTATTTCCAGATGAATCTATCTGATATGATGCTTCGTCATATCCAACTGGATCATGTGCCCCTATCATTGGATTGATACCAAAAGTGATATTTATTTTTCTAAGTTCCTTTGAGATCTTTTGAACTTTTATTTCATAATTATAAATAGCTGGGGTCATTGTAAAATATTCGTCGTAAAAGCTGTCAGAGGCGGATGTAATATCCTCTATAAAGAGTCCTATTATCAATTCATCCTTTATCTCAGCAGGGGAAGTGATATCAACATCAAATGTGCTTTGAGTTTTATATTTATTAATAAAATTGGCAGATATCGATAGTACCAAAAAACAGACTAAAACCAAGTATATAATTAAATTCTTCCAATTTTTCATAACTCTACCTTATTGAGAGTTGGCTTAATTAATAAAAGGTATTATTTCCAAAAGGTATTTATTCTAAGAAACTCGTTAATTAAACGAAGATTTAAAGAATTATGGCACATTGAGAACTTAATATTGATAGTTACCAGTTTTGAGAGTAATATGGTATTAAAAAGTGAAAGAAGGAATAAGATGATTACCATATTCAATCGTAAAGAGTTGATTAGTACTTACGACATGAAAAAGCAAGCGGAAGTTCGTGATTTATTGAGTCAATTTAAAATTCCTTATTCCATCAATGTAATCAATAGAAAGAGCCCATCGCCATTTGATGCAGGTTCCAGAGCAAGAACAGGGACGTTTGGAGAAAATTTGGAGTTGGAATACCAATATATTATCTTTGTCAGAAAGGTGGATTATGAAAAAGCAGATGCTGTTATAAGTGGAAAAATAAAATAATGATTATGAAACTGCCAACTATCAGTATAAAGCTGGCAGTTTTTATTGCCATAAAGAGAGTGGAACTGTTGTGGTTGAATTTTGAGACGGCGGAGCAAATGAGACTGTAAAATTTGGGGACTCCTGAGGAACAGGCACAAAAGATATTTGAAAACCCTTAAAAACTTTAAAAAAGTATACAAGCCAATGAATGCATTAACATTTGTAAAATCTATACTGACAATAAGTATTTATATTGATATTATTAAATTACATTGGCAGTATTAAAAAATAATAAATATGAAGGCGCCTGGACACCCCCTTTTTGACACCTAAAACGACACTTATCCACAATAATGTGGAAACAATTGTGGATTAATTGTTAATGTCTGAAAAATTGACACAAAACTGCAAATTTTTACAGGTCCGAAATACCAGATTTCTGGCTGCATTTTGACTGCATTTGAATAACGATAGTTCGAGAACGCAGCAAGTCTAAAAATCACGGTTTTATCATGAATCTTACAAGTTCATCTATTAAATCGAAATAATTTGTGTTAATATATTAAAGAGGTTCGGTCCGCCTTTGGCTAACTGAACGGCTATGCCTAAGAAAGAATAAAAGGAGAGTCAGTATGGTCGAGAAAGCTGTTGCATTTGCAACCAAGTCCCATGCAGGGACCTTTCGGAAAGGGACGAAGATTCCCTATATCGTCCATCCCTTGGAGACAGCAGTCATCGTTGCGCTGATGGTAACGGATGAAGAGCTGATCTGCGCCGCACTTCTTCATGATGTGGTGGAGGATACTGGTGTTAC
The nucleotide sequence above comes from Lacrimispora sp. BS-2. Encoded proteins:
- the tnpA gene encoding IS200/IS605 family transposase; the encoded protein is MANKSNSLAHTKWMCKYHIVFTPKYRRKIIYYQYKESLRDILKQLCNYKGVEIIEGHIMPDHVHMLLSTPPKMSVSSFMGYLKGKSALMMFDKHANLKYKFGNRKFWSEGYYVSTVGLNEATIKKYIEEQEKHDIMVDKLSVKEYEDPFKG
- a CDS encoding MBL fold metallo-hydrolase; protein product: MKNWFTLDQIDEDTHIISEYRHWEETHCYLLEGEERCLLIDTGLGICNISEEVKKLTDKPVTAVATHIHWDHIGGHEYYPDFYAHEAELSWLNGKFPLTMDTIRNMVIDRCDLPEGYDVNAYKFFQGMPARVLQDGDIIDLGGRKITVLHTPGHSPGHLCFWEAQRGYLFTGDLVYKDTLFAYYPSTDPQAYLASLEKIAVLPVKKVFPAHHSLNIQPEILGRMRDAFRQLKADGNLHHGSGTFDYGDWAVWL
- a CDS encoding AAA family ATPase is translated as MRRYILTGTPGSGKTSIIRLLETMGYLVVEEAATDIIALEQVQGKAEPWKDASFINKMVKLQKQRQVQLSTLPSEVQMYDRSVFCTYALSKYLGYQPSKDIMEEIRRIENECIYQKTVFFIENLGFCQPSEARKINFEEALRFEHIHEKTYKSFGYTCIKIPSGSVIERAYKIISML